The Mauremys reevesii isolate NIE-2019 linkage group 7, ASM1616193v1, whole genome shotgun sequence genome includes the window TTTATTGTAACTTATGTTTTCATAGTAATTTTAGTTTTCAGTAAAGCTAAAGAATGCAAAAAGCAAGATCATTGCTAATTTCAATGAACCTGCCAACTGTAAATATTTGCAACATGTACTGCAGTATCCATTTTACACAGATATTTATTCCATCATGTGTTTGATGGGTAAGAGTGGTTCAGACCCAGagaaaggatgttgataaataaggagtaaataacactaaATAATTAATACTAAATAAGGAATCCTGCAATTAACATGGTGGTTTGACTACATGTGTTTTTCATTTTCAGGAATAGATTTATAAACATAGCACCTTTCTAAGTGCTGTTTTGGATATCGTCTACAAAAAGGACGCTTGGTATCTTGATCACCTATGAATGATGTTTGATAAATGGTAAAACCATCATGACTAGTCGGAATGTATTCATGTGCCCACAGACAGAAGTTTTGTGAATTCTGTTGCCTTCTTTCTGGTTCAACCTTCTTTCGTCCTAGGCTCTAGGAAAAAGATTGAAGGAAAAACtgataaaaatatacatttcaggATCACAGTTTCACCGTTAAAGTTTGGAATGTTAGGGAAGAAATCCATTACTTTGTCATGGAGCAGTTAAAAATTAAAGAAGCACTTACCAAAGTGATTATCAGAACCACTGCTGATCTGCTGCAAGCAGTTAGGTTATAAATATTATTCTCAGACCTACCAATATATACCTTTCTGGTAGCGTGATTAACTATGCTGGTGCACAGACAAAGGAAAACCAAAACCAGACATCTTGACTTTTGATCTATTATtatgaataaaataataattctttTAATTGCTATAGCACTTTATATATTCAAAGTGCAGTACCAAATAAATGAATCCTCATAACAGCCCAGTGAGGTAAATAACATTATTTACGGCTTACAGATAAACAAACAAAGTGTAAAACCAAGTTTTTCAAAAGTGTCCCTTACTTTTGTGTGACAAATTTGAGACCCAGAGAGTCTGATTTTTCTTATGTGATATACCCACTGGAGTTCCACATGATCAGCGTCTCTGAAAATTATCAGGCATTGAGTATAGCACACTGGGCAAAAAAATGGAAGGTTTTTAACATTAATGAATGCTTTTGGAAATCTGGGCCTAAGAGTTGCCCAAGATCACAAAGGGATTCAGTAGCAGAGCAGGAATCAGAACATAGGAGTTCCTGACTCCCTACACTGCGCACTGTCTAGTAcagggtccccaatgcggtgcccgtgggtgccatcgcgcccgcgtcctggccagcggtggagcatccgccgaaatactgccgaatttctgcagcatttcagcggcgacgcctctcgatgacaccgcttgccgccgacaagtgacgtcatcgagagacgtcgccgccgaaatgccgcagaaactcagcggcatttcggtggatgctccaccaccgccacagtcctttgtctggcgcccgccagacaaaaaggttggggaccactggtctagtagATCATGCTGTCTCATTTGTTGCCATAGAAACATATCAACATtccaaataggaaaaaaaatcaaaattgaaaTTATTACGCCTGCAAATGTAAAAGGCAAAAGaggaacttttaaaaatttgCTCAGAATGGTGACTCCcttaagacagtggttctcaaccaggggtacgcagaggtcttccagggggtacatcaactcatctagatatttgcttagttttacagcaggctacataaaaagcattagcgaagtcagtacaaactaaaatttcatagagacaaaatgagaaagtaagccatttttcagtaatagtgtgctgtgacactttgcattgttatgtctgattttgtaaacaagtagctttttaagtgagatgaaacttggggtatgcaagacaaatcagacccctgaaaggttgagaactactgccttAAGATCCCTTTAACCATATATCCTATAAGTTCCTCTAGGCTACTAAACTTCCAGGCAGAACAACTACATAGGGAGGCCTCTATAACTCTTGCTCACCACAGAGGTAAGCTCCATGCTAGCTCCAAATAAGCTGGGAGAGACGGGATTGTGCCAGAGGGGCACATGATCTATGCCTGTGCAGATCCAGAGTCTGGGATAGCAGCAGGACCgactctacagttttcgctgccccaagcagcgcaccgaattgccgccaggaggcgggggcagtccgtgtgcccttagggcggcaggcgcgtttccgcggcagtggcaatttggtggcagcttctatgtttagctgaagccgcttagaagctgctgccgaattgccgctgctgcggaaatgcgcctgccgccctaagggcacacggactgcgcccgccgtccgcggcggcaatttggcgcgctgctgggggcaaaacaacaggggcTGCCACCCCTTGAaaattgctgccccaagcaccagcttggaatgctggtgcctggagctggccctggatagCAGGACAGCCTTTATTTTAGCCCCACAGACTGTAACAGGGTATGCTACTATCGAAGCAGAGTATATTAAAACACAatatggaacttttagtgcatggcagcagggtccacatggataGTTAGTGCATAGCAGGCtagtgcactgtagatttacatCCTAGTTGGCCATGCACTAACCGTTCGTAAAGACATGTCCAGAGAGGTTGTGCTGCAGTCCTGAAGCTTGCTCACAGGTTGTTTTTTACAATCCCTACTTTATTGCCTACAAAAAGACCATTTATTCTAACTCTTTGTGAGAAGAGATGAATTTCACCAACACAGCAATGTGAGAATACTTCCAAAACTCTGCTTCCAAAACAGAATCCCAGATTTGCATTTGCACACCAAGCAATCAGTGTGTCCGGATAAAAAATCAGTATAAAAACACTTTTGCAAGTGGCTAACGCATAAACCTGTAGACTAAGAGAAAGTGACATGATTTGGGCTGCTATGCTCCACAAGAAGTCAATTATGTATGTATCACTCTTGCCAGATCCTACATACTATTCTAGGTATCTATAAATGCTATATTATACTGTTATGAGGATTGAGAAGACATACCCACATGTCATTACACATAAGTTATGTCCCAACAATCTGTGCATGTTATCAGTGCTGTTTAGTGTGCATTTTCTCTCATCATCTTTTTGAGAATCCATGAATTTTGCAAGAATATTGTCTTTAATCTCTGGCAGGTTGAGAGATATGAACTTGCTGATTTTCTCCGTGCTGGATACTCACAAAATCAAAGTACTCTCCCACATTCTGTAAACAATGCCTGTTGTCATGGGTTGAAAATGGAAAGTGATTTTTTACTGCTTTCTGAAAAAGAGATAAAGAAAAGATAAGTTATAATATACCTTTTGCCATCTATGTGTGCTATAATCTTAGCCTGCCCTTTTTGACACATGCAAAAATTATGTTTTTATTAACAGAGGCATTATCTGTTAAATCTTCTTGTACATGGGTTTATTCCTGCAAAATTGGCTCTCTGTATTTTTCTCCAAAATCATCAGAATTTAATATTCACAAGACTTATTGAACATGCACACGATTAAATGCAAACTTCCAAATCAGAGAAATCATATTCTCCGTAGAAGCACGAAGATATTACAGAAATGTCAAGACATTTTTGTAT containing:
- the TEX36 gene encoding testis-expressed protein 36 isoform X2; translation: MPKGRLANPSTERDGAWFPHLGIFHSQPESITECMLKQVQNPEEAQYIQKRLPLVYKIREQKAVKNHFPFSTHDNRHCLQNVGEYFDFSLGRKKVEPERRQQNSQNFCLWAHEYIPTSHDGFTIYQTSFIGDQDTKRPFCRRYPKQHLERCYVYKSIPENEKHM
- the TEX36 gene encoding testis-expressed protein 36 isoform X1, encoding MATAVRQLRPQAGRAARQQVAARAQRCPKFPHLGIFHSQPESITECMLKQVQNPEEAQYIQKRLPLVYKIREQKAVKNHFPFSTHDNRHCLQNVGEYFDFSLGRKKVEPERRQQNSQNFCLWAHEYIPTSHDGFTIYQTSFIGDQDTKRPFCRRYPKQHLERCYVYKSIPENEKHM